The proteins below are encoded in one region of Methanobrevibacter millerae:
- a CDS encoding C-GCAxxG-C-C family protein: MNYVEEAVQLFEDGYVCSQAVLGVFCEEFGLSREQAFKISMSFGGGMRKGEVCGACTGAIMALGLRYGENKSKSDEMCVKFLDSFEKENGSYICRDLLDCDIRTEEGIKYAIDNNLFKEICPKMVESAVKIAQELIL; encoded by the coding sequence ATGAATTATGTAGAAGAAGCAGTACAATTATTTGAAGATGGTTATGTGTGTTCACAAGCTGTCTTAGGGGTATTTTGTGAAGAGTTTGGACTTTCAAGAGAACAGGCATTTAAAATCAGCATGTCATTTGGGGGCGGTATGCGTAAAGGAGAAGTTTGTGGAGCTTGCACTGGTGCTATAATGGCATTAGGTTTGAGATATGGTGAAAATAAAAGTAAAAGCGATGAAATGTGTGTGAAATTCTTAGATAGTTTTGAAAAAGAAAATGGATCATATATTTGCCGAGATTTACTTGATTGTGACATTCGAACTGAAGAAGGGATTAAATATGCAATTGATAACAATCTCTTCAAAGAAATCTGTCCAAAAATGGTTGAATCTGCAGTAAAGATTGCCCAAGAATTAATTTTATAA
- a CDS encoding putative zinc-binding protein → MPKKYALAPCNGMSPNGLVSRVATGDCKKENENVISICMGSTSADIEGTNDEMLKKFPIISICGCQGNCVTKILENRGIDIYKTINVEEILKDEKVSAKDPFRLDNESEQCVEIIKKELNKIVTE, encoded by the coding sequence ATGCCAAAGAAATATGCTTTAGCACCATGTAATGGTATGAGTCCAAATGGATTAGTATCCCGTGTTGCAACAGGAGATTGTAAAAAAGAGAATGAAAATGTGATTTCAATATGTATGGGTTCAACATCAGCAGATATTGAAGGAACTAATGATGAAATGCTTAAAAAATTTCCAATAATATCCATTTGCGGGTGTCAGGGAAATTGTGTCACTAAAATACTTGAAAATCGTGGAATTGATATTTATAAAACAATTAACGTTGAAGAAATATTAAAAGATGAAAAAGTATCTGCTAAAGACCCTTTCCGTTTAGATAACGAATCAGAACAATGTGTCGAAATCATTAAAAAAGAATTAAATAAAATAGTAACTGAATAA